From the genome of Aricia agestis chromosome 9, ilAriAges1.1, whole genome shotgun sequence, one region includes:
- the LOC121730237 gene encoding 2-(3-amino-3-carboxypropyl)histidine synthase subunit 2: protein MANLTTDGKICIERELEVTESKDFDDIISYFDVKETCKWISDNNFNKVCLQFPDELLCASPKVYKEIQNRTQADVYILGDTSYASCCVDAVAAMHVSGDAIVHYGQSCFTKTNIPVYIVLPKKQLDIKSLETLLQNFKEHAKICLFYDSEYDHCKNEISRILFQNYPDSYLAAIELCKPPLKFCGRVVKDKDNQIHPVDVLQECTCVYVGSRGQTLFNFTISIKAASWYLLDPDSKVTEVLNETTWFKRRRYLIEKCKDANTVGILICKLAGDQTKDIISRLKQLCKINGKKSYIVSVGKPNVAKLANFPEIDIYVMVACPENELYNNRDFYKPIVYPYELELALNSNRDGYSTHHVTDYDELLPGNRHFCEVNHILESTDVSLITGKIRETKVQSCDNSEMALMENQNWALENIGQNLQDRSWIGLEQKLGETEVKIAEEGRKGIPLQYYNEPN from the exons atggCCAATTTAACTACTGATGGAAAAATATGTATCGAACGAGAACTCGAAGTTACAGAATCTAAAGATTTTGATGACATTATATCTTATTTTGATGTAAAAGAAACCTGCAAATGGATATCtgataacaattttaataag GTTTGTCTACAATTTCCTGATGAACTTTTATGTGCAAGTCCTAAAGTTTATAAAGAAATCCAAAATAGGACTCAAGCTGATGTTTATATCTTGGGTGACACCTCAtatgctag ctGCTGTGTAGATGCGGTTGCTGCTATGCATGTGTCTGGTGATGCCATAGTGCACTATGGTCAGTCCTGTTTCACCAAAACAAACATTCCCGTTTACATAGTTCTCCCCAAAAAGCAACTTGATATTAAATCATTGGAGACTTTGCTACAAAACTTTAAAGAACAtgcaaaaatatgtttgttctATGACTCAGAATATGACCATTGTAAAA ATGAAATATCAAGAATTTTATTCCAAAATTATCCAGACAGCTATTTAGCTGCAATAGAATTGTGTAAGCCACCTTTGAAGTTCTGCGGAAGAGTTGTCAAGGACAAAGATAATCAAATACATCCAGTAGATGTGTTACAAGAATGTACATGTGTGTATGTTGGCTCCAGAGGacaaacattatttaatttcacTATCTCTATCAAAG cTGCAAGTTGGTATCTCCTAGACCCTGATTCAAAAGTAACAGAGGTTCTGAATGAGACAACATGGTTCAAAAGGAGAAGGTATTTGATTGAGAAATGTAAAGATGCTAACACTGTAGGCATATTGATCTGTAAGCTTGCCGGTGACCAGacaaaagatataatatcaagATTGAAACAGCTTTGCAAAATCAATGGAAAGAAAAGCTACATTGTCTCAGTTGGAAAACCTAATGTAGCCAAGCTTGCTAATTTTCCAGAG ATTGACATTTATGTAATGGTTGCTTGTCCAGAAAACGAATTGTACAATAACAGGGATTTCTATAAACCTATTGTTTACCCATATGAACTGGAATTGGCATTAAATTCAAACAGGGATGGCTACTCCACCCACCATGTCACAGATTATGATGAGTTGTTACCAGGGAATAGACATTTTTGTGAAGTTAACCACATATTGGAAAGCACAGACGTCAGTCTTATAACAGGGAAGATAAGAGAGACAAAAGTACAAAGTTGTGACAATTCAGAAATGGCACTAATGGAGAATCAAAACTGGGCACTAGAAAACATTGGCCAAAACCTTCAAGATAGATCTTGGATAGGTCTGGAACAGAAACTGGGAGAGACGGAAGTTAAAATAGCAGAAGAAGGTAGAAAAGGAATACCATTGCAGTATTATAATGaaccaaattaa
- the LOC121730239 gene encoding coiled-coil domain-containing protein 124 has product MPKKFVGENSKAVAARQRKENAKQEKESKQKKMIEDAEWEDNDDKLKKKQQKKEELEKKRLEQLQKKAEAKALLEKELESIKGKAPPPPPKITRAQITSMKEKTIKAEPEKPVPARVVVEEPPLEENINRLQIEGEVAQSVDEALSILNDKSEIDKHPEKRLKAAYTAFEEINLPRLKAENPSLRLSQLKQMLRKEWTKSPQNPLNQTS; this is encoded by the exons ATGCCGAAGAAGTTTGTGGGAGAAAATAGTAAAGCTGTAGCCGCTAGGCAACGAAAAGAAAATGCAAAACAAGAAAAAGAATCCAAACAAAAGAAAATGATTGAAGATGCCGAATGGGAGGACAATGACGATAAGCTCAAAAAGAAACAACAAAAGAAG GAAGAACTAGAGAAAAAACGTCTAGAACAGCTTCAGAAGAAGGCAGAAGCGAAAGCACTATTGGAAAAGGAGTTGGAATCTATCAAGGGAAAGGCACCCCCACCTCCTCCCAAGATTACAAGAGCACAAATCACTTCTATGAAAGAAAAAACAATAAAGGCTGAACCAGAGAAGCCTGTG CCTGCTAGAGTTGTAGTTGAGGAACCTCCACTAGAAGAAAATATTAATAGACTTCAGATTGAAGGAGAGGTGGCCCAGTCTGTTGATGAAGCATTGTCTATACTGAA TGACAAGTCCGAGATTGATAAACACCCTGAGAAGAGACTAAAGGCTGCATATACGGCATTTGAAGAAATTAATCTACCAAGACTAAAGGCTGAGAACCCAAGTCTTCGGTTATCACAGCTCAAGCAAATGCTTAGGAAAGAATGGACCAAGTCACCTCAAAATCCACTCAATCAAACTTCATAA